Below is a genomic region from Pseudochaenichthys georgianus chromosome 13, fPseGeo1.2, whole genome shotgun sequence.
tgagtttcgcttgttctcgctgtatcgccgacccggaaacctgtccgctcctcgcaacgtcccgaccaatcggagcacactgggctcacagggagggggggcaggagctccaacaagccctttagtacagagtgaatacacatactatacagagatgctgtatgagaaaccaatgcgattttggaaaattgcacaatttaaatctattctagtagacctcaacaatggaaatatgatcagtagaaatggccatgacatgggacctttaaaatcttctatattaaatcattttttcCTAAAAGCCTCTGAAAAGTTTATGAATGCAATGTTTTTTGCGCTATTTACTCTAAATGCCGCATGAGGCTCAATGCACATCGTGCGCTGAGAACGGCACCTCCAGCTAAAGACCAAGAAGCCAATTACCACCCAGGAATACTACATGGCTCAAAAGGTTAATGTGTCAGTTTCTGTTAATTTCATTAAGCACACAAATTTATTCAGGAATATGCACAATGTAAGCATAATATAAAGTTAATTCAGGGTGCACCTTAGTGGTGCAAATTCCCTGATTAATTTGGAATTAATCAAATactaaaaaaaggaaaatgctTTTTGAACAGCTACTAACTTGTTGGCTCTATTGCACTTTAAACATGCTTGCTTGAAAAGGTTCTCTCATCCAGTCTGCTAATATTAGagacttaaaaaaaaatatatatattatttcagggaacaaataacaaatgaTGTATTTGTCTTTAACATCCCACTAATCATTTCATAACCCCTCGGATTTATCTGGTAATTTAAGGGATCATCATCAACCTGTAGGGGAGAACCCACAGGTGTAGCGTGaaagcaaaaacacacacagaacacactGATTTCTTCTTGCTTTATTACTGTATGTACAGTAGGCTACACTATAATTAGTGCATacagaaagaaaaagtaaaCAAAATGAACCCAATTGTTGCACACCATTCAATATCTAGACCTTTAGCCAAACTTCACATCCATAACAGCAATTATAGTAATCACCAGATGGTGAAAATCAACTCAAAAGGTATAATGGTTTGTTTCCATTTAGGTATAGTACATGTATATACCAATAGTATAACTACAGGAAAAGGCTGTGGCAAAAATACCTTTTCACTAAAAGTCTTAAGTTTCTATATAGCGACAAACAAACTGACAAAAGTGCTTTTGCTCTATCAAAACACAACTGATAAACATAACTCACCTTTAAACCTCTGTAAAATAATATTGTAAGCCCTCATTGGtttagaaaaaagaaaaacagaccTGAAATATGCAGTATGACCCGTTCTTTCTAGATAACATGGCATATCAAAACCACCTTCAGTTCTTTTATGAAAACTTCAAGTATTCAGTAGACAGAGTTAATAAGGTTGAACAAGATGAGACAAGAAGCCAAAGAAATGGCTAAAATAATATTGCATACAGTGAGTGAAAACTTAACTTATATATAATGTTCTCATTGAGTCTCTGGATTGATGATGAAAAAGAAGTAGCTTTGAATATATTGGATTATAAGAAATTGTACAAAAGGCTGATTTTTATTCACCAGAAGTCAAAGTAGTCAAACAACCAAGATCTCAGCATTTTATGACCAGTTTTCTTAAAGGTCTTAAAGGATTTCTTCATCCAAACAATATTCTTTCCATCTAAATAACAATACACAAAAGTCTGTATTGATTGACTTACACAGTCAACATATGGACATGTAAGCtgttgcatgcacacacacacacacatacaaataagGGGAAGCCCTGAATCATAGCAACACACACTCCCGCTCGTTCCGAATGTCTACTTGTTCGGCCCCTTGCTGTCATTGTCCTCACTGTTGTGATGTCTGCCGTTGTGGGAGCCACGGTAACCACGGTGTTCTCGCCTTTCGCGGCACTCCCGGCACTCGTCgtcatcctcttcgtcctcttcgtcctcgtggATGATCTCCACCTCCAGACGGCCGATGTAGAGCGATACCGCACAGAGCCAGAAGAGGGCGACGCTGACCACCGCAGCGCTCTGGAGCAGCAGCGCTGGCACAGACAGCAGCATCATCCTCCGCAGGGCCAACAGGCTGCCAAGGTACGAGGCCCCGCcaaacgacacacacacaccccccaggATGAAGAAGGCTGAGGGGAAACAGATTGAAATGGTATTATTGTAAACATTCATTTTCtcactatataaatataatatggAGGCAGGCTAGATCTATACATGTTCTTCAAGTTAATAAGATAAAATAATATCTGGTCGACAAAGTGATTTGAATAAAACACAATAAGCCCTCATCTCAACTGGTGTGCTTCTTCAAGAGCAGTCATACATTTATACTAACATGATTAATGTTAACCTCAACATTTTATTTACTACCATCGATGGCAAATgtagttttcatgttttttccgACAATATTTTTTATCAAACTCAATGACTTTTTTATGATttaataaatgttttgtttaataaaaaGTGTAAAACATAAAACTGGCCTTTCTGGTAACCATGTTATTGGTTGGTTATTATGAAGGATCTCAGCTCATTATATTTACTCATGATGACTTTAACCTATCAAAGAGATCctggcaaaaaagtatttatttgCTGAATGAAAAATGTAATTCCAATGCAAGGTTCActtagaaatgtatttatcaaggacACAAAGAGCTAAGGGACATGGTTAAAGATGCTatagtttatttaattatttcatGGACATTCATTGATTTTCAAGCCTTTTTTAGTTTTCTTGAATCCATTAGTTTAGAAGAATTTAGCCCTAGAGCCACTGTTTATTAACCTGTCTTCTATCTAATATATTTAAACTATTTATTTAAGGCATACATTTATGGAACTGAGGGgattaaataaatgtttcaaataAATTGAATCACAAGTTGATGTTTGTTATTGCACTAACATAGAGCCTTGGCTACAAGTGTTCTGATTCACATTCAAATGTACCATATCCTGCTTCTCGCCCCACATCGCTCTGGACAAATGCGATGACTCCGATCCCAGTCGACAGCAGACCGTTCCTGAACCACGAGAGGAATCCTGCAAAACAGAGAAAGCCAGAAAATAACAGCTGACACATTTCAGCCTGACCAGAAATCTGTCACTCTGTTTACATGCATGCAAGCATAAAATGACTGCCATAACAAATGCCTAAAACCTTAAGTACAGTGCTGATGTATGCGATTGTTTCAAAATGCACTGAAATGTACAATATGGCAATGAAATCCAACTGGAACATTGCTAGATTGAGCTACATTAAGAGAAAAGGATatagaaatgttttatttattttgaaactatGAGATTTGATGTTTATATGATTGAATGAAAAGCAGTCAGTCGTTTAGAAGCCCTGCACACATTCACAGGTGTTTTCACTTTTGATGATTTAGATCTCTGCTCAGGGTTATGGGTTATATCAACAATGTCAACCTACTAATACAAATCAAGCTGACAAGTTGATTAGGTATCAAGTCAAAACTAAATGTAAGTTACCCCACCTTTTTAAACACAAAACTTGcagtacattttaaataaatacctAACCAATAAAGACACAATGTCAATATCATACAAAGTTCCCATATATTTAAATCTCAGGGTtataaatacagaaaaaacacagCTATCCAGTATCAGACTTATCCGAGGTGCTGGAGCTACGGGACATATCATACTTATTGAAACAAAACCTCCACACATACACAATTACACAAAATAGACTTTGTTCAATAAGTCAAAATCTCAATTTTAGGAATTGTTGACTAAACTCTTATCTCCCTGCTGCCTcttcaggggcctcatttataaaaggGATATACGTTCAAAAAATGGCATACGCCAGTTtatacgcaatgtttgcgatttataaaatactaacttgacgggaaaatgtgcggtcctccacgcaaactctaacccatgcgtacgcactaagcacaaaaacgggagagacgagaaactgtgacaccgttggcagaaggaagaatggagagacaaaatgttacctctcatttagcatgaagaattcatttgccaatcttaaaatgattaaacaaacgcctgtttgagactcctcagtgcacacaaaaacataacttggaaaaataaaataaatacggatatgttatttaaaaccacctcgaatatgttgtgttaatgttatgaaatgttttctcataaatgatgcggtaagcaggaggacagaattacgtctaaactgacgccgttttgcatttctataggttgtagatacgaacATGGTTTTATGTAGGCGGCCtactatcacgtttaatcgtgttttatgccgtttgccaagacttgataagtcgctcgtaaaacacaggaggtagaactaagaacaccatatgtggtaaattgtacagctaatataacacaacacattagtagTATTTCAtttaactggtggattatggatatatagttgctgatcgaaagctggaacacaaactaccaaatataaacaaataattcagatccagtcatcatggctccactccggagggattccccgatcatttcttacagtttctcatcaagggggtgtctcctgtccccggtgcaaacacactgcctgacagcctgaggaaggctatgtgtattctttttgtcattaacctttttcggaccacttatttatttattttggtgacgatccgacctccatgctgctactctggttcaaactgcatccaccaaacaatatgatttatctcgacctccccaaaataaccaaaatctgacacggtgtgagatgtcttttttagctgttctgtcgtcatttcctgcgatcttcttcataaagtcagtcaaaatgaatgaatgaatgggcgtttctttgactatttataggcaaatatgggcgttacgtgaagcccgcaaaagctgcaccgcatttcgagtcgattgtgatttataaaagggagtaggaagtgccgtacgcactttccttgccggtacgcaatgttttgtGAATCTGAAAAtttcggaacatttctgtacctattttttggatttctactacgcaagcaaccttcccacgtgaatcctacgcacggcgttataaatgaggccccagagctttattaaataaacttctAGTTTTCCATTTCTGTGACAGACTGTTCAATCAAATAACAGCTCAATCATTCCCACGACTAAATACTGTGTAGTAATTTTTTTACTTTAGCCCCTTAAACCTTTCTGTCAGTACAACCTTTTAATTGATTTGATGTTGTTatataatttaatttaaaactACTTGTTTCACCAAATGTTCGATATCTGGCTTCACCCACGTAATGATGTCAAATGAGGTGTCTTTACCAGCTGTCAGGGAAACGCCTGCCCTATCTTCACTGACTGGGATGTGTTCAAAAAGACAGCATACTTTTTCACCCCCGGGCTAGTTGTTAATCTTATTGTACCACACCTACAGACAATTACTATATTGTCAACGATGATGTATAGCCTTAGCTTCAGGGTTAAATCTATGGTAAATTCTGGTCATTATTTCCAGCATGGATTAGGTCAGTTACCTGTCTCATGGGACTTTCGCAGCATCTGAAAAAAAGGAAACGGAACAATATTAGGACCACCGACCTCTGATTTAACCATGTCATTACAAATtggagaggtgggagaagtactcagatgttgtacttaagtagaagtaccagagtataaatactctgttacaagtaaaagtgctGCATAATccagcattcaaaatgttacttaaatacaaaagtattttcatcaaaatatatttaaagtaaaagtaatctttatgcagattggcccatttcagaataatatatgatatgttgtttgattataattatgaatgtgtttatcaaagctggtaaaggtgcagctagttttaatgactttgtatgctgcagggtagattgtgaatttactccagctgtatataaagtcttatttaagtgttgattacaCATTCCACATCATTTATCCAAATCTGCAGAGTAACTAAAAGGTGTAAATgtaatgtagtagagtaaattgtagtggggtagaagtacagaaGTACGATGTGGAAAACaatgtaaatactcaagtaaagtaattgTATCTCAAAATGTACAGTAAATGTACTGAGTGTCCTCAGTAGTAGGCCTACTAGTGATTTGTCAAAACTATAATCTATGAAAGATTTGCAGTGAGTGCCTGAGTGGGGTACAGCTTCTCAAAACAGAATTGACATTTCACAGTTTAAGAAAAAGCACTCTGTATGTTCTCATTAGACAACATGTCCATACCAAAGCGTCGGCCTTGTCGAGGTCTGAGAGCTGGTGCTGCTCCGGGCCCCGGCTCTTCAGCCACGGCTCCTTCTCTCCGAGCCGCAGCCGGGGAGAGCCGTGCAGCCGCCGGAGGAGCGGGGCTCTGGCGGCGGGAGGCCGGGCCAGACTCCTCACCGTCCGGGCGAAGTGCGACAAGGCCGGCGGAAACTGCCTTCTCATGAACAAAGTGAGAAAAGCCATCACATCACGAATCTAAGCTGATTAAACAAATGTCATGCGAGTTGAAAGCAAAAGCATAACACGACCTTTGCGCTGTGAACTCTCACACGAACAACGACAAACCCGGAAGAGACTCCCCCATGCATACATCACGATGTCGAGAAAAGGTAAGAGGAATGAACTCAGCGCCATCATGCGACTCGACTGACGGGAAATAAACCAACCATGCTTCAGAACAGTGTCATTGTATTGACTTCAAGGCACAGTTAACTGTTCGTTTTATTGTGTTTATTGTACGTTCGTTCATATCGAATATCGAGATTTCCTCTTCAAATATAAACAACATGCACTTGTAAGTGAACGTCACACGAGGGCGTCAGAGCACAAGGCTGTGACATGCTCagatttattatatattttattacaaAAAGTAGAATAAAACGGGAGAAAAAAACACCAATAATTTGTTTGTAAACGTAATGTATTCAGAAAAACGCAGAGGCAAAGaaaggatttaaaaaaatattttaaatgcaATGCAGCACATATCTGATTTTGAATTGTAatcgttatttttactgtctacCCTTAAAAAAAGCAGATCAAGAGTTGTGTTACATAACATACCAAAATATATTTTGAAGACTATTTCAATATAAAGGAAGTGTAAGAATGGCATCCTGTACAATGAAGCTGATAGTGAAAATTATGTACAGATGTGACAGTGTCAAAGTGCACCAAACATCGTAGAAGAGGAACACAAACAGGACACTCAGGAGTTTGTGATTAATGTGAAAAGGAATTCTAATAATTTAAAACATGCACAGCTATTTCCTCCTCCTTCCTTTGCAAAACACATCAGATGCACACACCTACATGTACAATAACCCTTAGCATACCCAATGAACTCTTGATGTCACGTCTGTGTCCCTGTCAGTGAGGATTATAGGACAGCCTCTCCCTGAGTGTCTTTGTCTTTTGGTCCACACAGTAAGGCTACGCCTGTAATATAtgatgtgtgtgcgcgtgtttgAACAGTGGGGTATTTTACAAACAACTCAATCTTTGATGTGATGTGCAGCTGACCCTGTGGTCGCTCTCACGCTACTGTCCCCAACACAATGGGAGAATGGGAGACTgatctttacacacacacacacacacacacacacacacacacacacacacacacacacacacacacacacacacacacacacacacacacacacacacacacacacacacacacacacacacacacacacacacacacacacacacacacacacacacacacacacacacacacacacacacacacacacacacacacacacactgtcatcAGTCCTGCACTGCTGCTGTGTGACAGTGGAGGTTTAACAGCAGGGTTTGGCTACACACTGACTCGCTGAGGTTACTTCCTGAACAGAGAAAACAAATGATCACAATTATTTACAGAGTAAGACACACCTCTCTGAAGGCCAATGGATCGTAGGGTGTACAAATGAAAACCACTTCCATTCCCTGCTGTGTGGTATGATCTTTCAGTGAGCTGTGTGTGAGGTCCTGTCACCCATCCTCCATGTGAACTCTGACACTCTCTAAAGACTATGAATATTTGTTAGTTCATCTCTTTAACACTGTCACCAAGACATATCAGGCTTGAAATTACACTTCAGTgctttaaaaaaacacttttgaaGTATAAATATGCCAAATGAATGAGGTGCCCTTTACTTCTGCTGAACTACAACCAACAAAAAAATCGGTGTAGTGGTTAATGTAAAACATTTAACAAAATGATTACTGAAATATATCATATAGTGAAACAATtaattaatgtgtgtggcacCTTCTAGGGGAATAAAACCCCATCAAATGAGTTGGATTAGCAATATAAAGTATTACAGCCAAATTCCCCAAACATGCATTCTTTCAACCTGTGTGGTAGCAAATTGCTAGCTTGAATCAAATCCACTAACATGTGGTAGCAAATTGATTTCTCATCTAGCTTGAATCAAATTCACTGACGTGGTGTAAACAGATTGGTTTAAGGAGGCAATTGATATTTTGAagtaaaaacaaattaaaagattGCAAAAATTTAACAGAGAGATGGGGTCCAGTGTTTAAACATATGACATTACTcagtgttgtgtaattaactggTGATAAGATTACTGAATTACACAAGCATgcttgttcacacacacacacacacacacacacacacacacacacacacacacacacacacacacacacacacacacacacacacacacacacacacacacacacacacacacacacacacacacacacacacacacacacacacacacacacacacacacacacacacacacaccagtcatGTAGAAAACTTTCCAGGATGCTGTCAAGGACAAACTAAATGTGGCAGTGTATAGGTTCAACGTGTCTATTTGCACATTGTGTTTCCATCTGTTCTGCATGCTCATGTACGCAGAGGCAGTATATCTACATGACATGCATCTACAAATGATAGTTGGATCCAAAGATAAAGATATTTGAAATACCTATAGAAACTATATATAATAGATAATATGTTTTACATTATACGTTATGTGAGTGAACGCAGGAGATATTTACACTGACAGAGGTCTCCTGATGGAGACATTGCCTGTTGCATCTCAACCTTGACGAACAGATCGAAATTAGCTGCTATCTGCTGGACTTTGCATTTGTACCATATCTACATATATTACTCAGATTGTTTTGTTGATTTTATTTCTGTAGTTTAGTTTGGACATAGTGATTACATTCTGCATTGAAACAGTTTCAACAGAGCTTTTATGTTTCTCAACATTTTCAATATTGcttattttgttttttgcaaATCTGCCTTTTTGAGATCAACTGAATTCTTGTGGTTTCTCCATTACTTGCTTAAACCCTGTCCTTTCTATTATGTTTCGCTTTTTACAGTTTTCCCCATCCCTATTTTTAGGATCTGTCTTCCAACCTTTTACAAAAATATTTCTTccactctctgtctctctctggttGTCCATTCTTCTTATTTAACAAACCAAAAACATTGCAAGTGCTACAATCTATTTctgatgtttttaaatgttgagaatcAAAGATTTAATCGAAACAGGGAAACAACGTATACATTTTTCAGAATTGTTGAATGATTTAGGCCATATTgggatttcaaaacaaagaaaGCATGGTACAACCAAAGTTAAGCAAGTATTGTATAGGCCTCAACTGTCTGTTAACAAGTAAAACATTAGTAAACTTGTCTTATCCTCTCTGCTTGATT
It encodes:
- the tmem160 gene encoding transmembrane protein 160, yielding MAFLTLFMRRQFPPALSHFARTVRSLARPPAARAPLLRRLHGSPRLRLGEKEPWLKSRGPEQHQLSDLDKADALMLRKSHETGFLSWFRNGLLSTGIGVIAFVQSDVGREAGYAFFILGGVCVSFGGASYLGSLLALRRMMLLSVPALLLQSAAVVSVALFWLCAVSLYIGRLEVEIIHEDEEDEEDDDECRECRERREHRGYRGSHNGRHHNSEDNDSKGPNK